A single window of Nicotiana sylvestris chromosome 3, ASM39365v2, whole genome shotgun sequence DNA harbors:
- the LOC104221385 gene encoding uncharacterized protein has protein sequence MRCDRGKLIRLQRQATKVLFSSIDKDKDRGWMGRFVGVRTTDIIPTEKMPFLEEWNMKHKSQRQSYHEATPAGEEEEAPKPTKDKKRKRVSPSDTPKPKKSTTCRSKKDTAALPTDVVQRLRDEEEENEDVDFELVARKRSAEVPKVVEPIMVEEVQLRAEEILDGGPSKVPELSEVEDVSRHDRQSVDVPEGASSEALQNEENTPSDSLGVQQKPENIEQLRKEAKMKEEENLGWTQNMDRLASEKDIART, from the exons atgAGGTGTGATAGAGGCAAGTTAATAAGGCTTCAGCGCCAAGCCACAAAGGTGTTGTTCTCGAGCATAGACAAGGACAAAGATCGAGGATGGATGGGCCGATTTGTCGGAGTGAGGACTACTGACATAATCCCGACCGAGAAGATGCCATTCCTCGAAGAATGGAACATGAAGCATAA GTCTCAGAGACAAAGCTATCATGAGGCCACCCCCGCTGGGGAAGAGGAGGAGGCTCCGAAACCGACCAAggataagaagaggaaaagggtTTCGCCCTCTGATACTCCAAAGCCTAAGAAGAGCACGACTTGTAGGTCGAAGAAAGATACTGCCGCTTTGCCTACAGATGTAGTTCAGAGGCTACGAGATGAGGAAGAGGAAAATGAAGATGTTGACTTCGAGCTGGTGGCTCGAAAGAGGAGCGCCGAAGTCCCAAAGGTTGTTGAACCAATCATGGTTGAAGAAGTTCAGCTTCGGGCCGAAGAGATTTTGGACGGTGGCCCGAGCAAAGTCCCCGAGTTATCGGAGGTCGAAGATGTCTCCCGCCATGATAGGCAATCGGTGGATGTACCTGAAGGTGCCAGTTCTGAGGCCCTTCAAAATGAAGAGAACACCCCAAGTGACTCACTTGGG GTTCAGCAGAAGCCTGAAAATATCGAGCAACTCCGCAAGGAGGCCAAGATGAAGGAGGAAGAGAATCTGGGGTGGACGCAAAATATGGATCGTCTTGCCTCGGAGAAAGACATTGCTCGGACCTAG
- the LOC104221374 gene encoding uncharacterized protein isoform X2, with protein MGVTIHAKSDSEVTSIDAFSPPRSPRRPLYYVQSPSHSHHDLEKMSYGSSPFGSPAHHYHCSPIHHSRESSTSRFSASLKNPARNQLTAWKRIPRTNDDDPVDEDVNDDELGEDDGKSGDEGNVRFYMLCFLFSFVVLFTIFSLILWAASVPYKPKIFVKSMVFESFNVQAGTDRSGVQTDMLTLNSTVRIYYRNPATFFGVHVTATPLELHYYMLKVASGQFLLLLSLLTQSNVFLML; from the exons ATGGGGGTTACAATACATGCCAAATCTGACTCAGAAGTTACGAGCATCGACGCATTTTCACCACCACGGTCACCGAGGAGGCCGCTGTACTATGTTCAGAGTCCATCGCACTCGCACCATGATCTTGAGAAGATGTCATACGGGTCGAGCCCATTCGGCTCGCCCGCCCATCACTACCACTGCTCCCCCATTCACCATTCCCGGGAGTCCTCAACGTCCAGGTTCTCTGCTTCGTTGAAGAACCCAGCTAGGAATCAGCTTACTGCCTGGAAGAGAATACCCAGGACAAACGACGATGACCCGGTAGATGAAGACGTCAACGATGACGAATTAGGAGAAGATGATGGCAAGTCTGGTGATGAGGGAAATGTCAGATTCTATATGCTgtgctttcttttctctttcgtTGTGCTCTTCACCATCTTCTCCCTCATCCTTTGGGCTGCTAGTGTGCCTTACAAACCCAAAATCTTTGTTAAG AGCATGGTGTTCGAAAGTTTTAACGTGCAAGCAGGGACAGATAGGAGCGGGGTGCAAACGGACATGTTGACTCTAAATTCGACGGTCAGGATCTATTACCGGAACCCTGCAACTTTTTTCGGCGTGCATGTCACAGCTACACCACTTGAGCTTCACTATTACATGCTCAAGGTTGCCTCTGGTCAA